From Bordetella flabilis, the proteins below share one genomic window:
- the tssF gene encoding type VI secretion system baseplate subunit TssF: protein MLNRYYEQELGYLRTLAAEFAASNPALAPLLGADSASDPDVERLLEGVAFMTGLIRHRLDDDFPEFIQNLAQLLFPHMLRPLPCMTIMRYEPRSTLEDSVTIPAGTEFASVPVDGQRTIFRASFPVTLEPVELKSVQWEGGGTKPRSLRLQFNMVGPTAADWKSDRLRVFLGDAPADAARLYLLLQRYVSEVRISAEGGPITVLPPASIEPAGLRPDLELLPWPAGAHPAWRVLHEYFALPEKLLFLDLTGLSSWTARGKATGFSIQIMFDQVPGWAPSVGASSFILNATPAANLFAQDAHPIRVDHLQPDYRIHPVSRGNKPIERIFSVDGVRARAADGTERDYHPFSAFRGGDDASYNISIRASALHRGYDHYLSLPYAEGGTPQPQTLSTRLTCTHGDLPEGLRLGDICEPTDNSPPRVGFRNIHGVTPHCPPMVDSALLWRVLSHLNANHLALASEGQLRDLLSLYIPPRQVDAQRNAAARRSIESITRVTVDPARRIVRGMPVQGSEVRIECRGDHFPGPGSLFLFGTVLDEFLAGTTALNTFSALTLVDTVNGETLTWPAKIGRFRLL from the coding sequence ATGTTGAACCGCTATTACGAACAGGAACTGGGCTATCTGCGCACGCTCGCGGCCGAATTCGCCGCCAGCAACCCCGCGCTTGCGCCGCTCCTGGGCGCCGATAGCGCCAGCGATCCCGACGTCGAGCGCCTGCTGGAAGGCGTGGCCTTCATGACGGGGCTGATCCGCCACCGCCTGGACGACGATTTCCCCGAGTTCATCCAGAACCTGGCGCAACTGCTGTTTCCGCACATGCTGCGGCCGCTGCCCTGCATGACCATCATGCGCTACGAGCCGCGCTCGACGCTGGAGGACTCGGTCACCATACCGGCCGGCACCGAGTTCGCGTCCGTCCCGGTGGACGGCCAGCGCACGATCTTCCGCGCCTCCTTTCCGGTCACGCTGGAGCCGGTCGAACTGAAGTCCGTGCAGTGGGAAGGCGGCGGCACGAAGCCGCGTTCGCTGCGCCTGCAATTCAACATGGTCGGCCCCACGGCGGCCGATTGGAAAAGCGACCGGCTGCGCGTGTTCCTGGGCGATGCGCCCGCGGACGCCGCGCGCCTGTACCTGCTGCTGCAGCGCTATGTCAGCGAAGTGCGCATCAGCGCCGAGGGCGGCCCCATCACGGTGCTGCCGCCCGCCAGCATCGAGCCCGCGGGCCTGCGGCCCGACCTCGAGCTGCTGCCCTGGCCAGCCGGCGCGCATCCCGCCTGGCGCGTGCTGCACGAATACTTCGCCCTGCCGGAAAAACTGCTGTTCCTGGACCTGACCGGCCTGTCTTCCTGGACCGCGCGCGGCAAGGCCACCGGCTTTTCCATCCAGATCATGTTCGACCAGGTGCCCGGCTGGGCGCCGTCCGTGGGCGCGTCCAGCTTCATCCTGAACGCGACGCCGGCGGCCAACCTGTTCGCCCAGGATGCGCATCCGATCCGCGTGGATCACCTGCAGCCGGACTACCGCATCCATCCGGTGTCGCGCGGCAACAAGCCGATCGAACGCATTTTCTCGGTGGACGGCGTGCGCGCCCGTGCCGCCGACGGCACCGAACGCGACTACCATCCGTTCTCGGCTTTCCGCGGCGGCGACGATGCCTCGTACAACATCAGCATCCGCGCCTCGGCCCTGCATCGCGGCTACGACCACTACCTGAGCCTGCCCTACGCCGAGGGCGGCACGCCGCAGCCGCAGACGCTGTCCACGCGGCTGACCTGCACGCATGGCGACCTGCCGGAAGGCCTGCGCCTGGGCGACATCTGCGAGCCGACCGACAACTCGCCGCCGCGCGTGGGCTTTCGCAACATCCATGGCGTGACGCCGCACTGCCCGCCCATGGTGGACAGCGCCCTGCTGTGGCGCGTGCTGTCGCACCTGAACGCCAACCATCTTGCGCTGGCCTCCGAGGGGCAGTTGCGCGACCTGCTGTCGCTGTACATCCCGCCGCGCCAGGTGGACGCGCAGCGCAACGCCGCGGCGCGGCGCAGCATCGAATCCATTACGCGCGTCACGGTGGACCCGGCGCGGCGCATCGTGCGCGGCATGCCGGTGCAAGGCAGCGAAGTGCGCATCGAATGCCGGGGCGACCATTTCCCCGGGCCGGGCAGCCTGTTCCTGTTCGGCACCGTGCTGGACGAATTCCTGGCCGGCACCACCGCCCTCAACACCTTCAGTGCGCTGACGCTGGTGGATACCGTCAACGGAGAGACCTTGACATGGCCCGCGAAGATCGGCCGTTTCCGCCTCCTGTAG
- the tssE gene encoding type VI secretion system baseplate subunit TssE, protein MREHRLLERIASLGSDVERSHITRAEILVDSILEHLRRILNTRQGSVPIDPSFGVPDFTNLAGSFSSGTTGQMIEDMSRMIQRYEPRLRQPQITFTAVQDEVLSLAFAISGFIAVDDREIPVRLTSHVASNGKVSLRRQ, encoded by the coding sequence ATGCGAGAACACCGTCTGCTTGAACGCATCGCCAGTCTGGGATCGGACGTCGAGCGCTCGCATATCACGCGTGCCGAGATCCTGGTCGACTCGATACTGGAACACCTGCGGCGCATCCTGAACACGCGCCAGGGCAGCGTCCCGATCGATCCGTCGTTCGGCGTGCCGGATTTCACCAACCTGGCCGGGTCATTCAGCAGCGGCACCACCGGCCAGATGATCGAGGATATGAGCCGCATGATCCAGCGCTACGAGCCGCGCCTGCGGCAGCCGCAGATCACTTTTACGGCGGTGCAGGACGAAGTACTGTCGCTGGCGTTCGCGATCAGCGGTTTCATCGCGGTGGACGATCGCGAAATACCCGTGCGGCTGACGTCGCACGTGGCGTCCAACGGCAAGGTTTCGCTCCGGAGGCAATAA
- a CDS encoding Hcp family type VI secretion system effector codes for MAMPCYLTLEGQNQGKIEGSCEITGHTGKILIQAVDHTIEIPKNPQSGLPSGKRQHLGLTLVKEIDKSSPKIYQALCSGEQMKTVTLEFYRISPKGTEEKYYTIQLENAVIVGTRLWVPNCLQPDNRQLGHMEDVAMTYEKIVWTWVPDGIEAEDSWLAPKS; via the coding sequence ATGGCCATGCCGTGCTACCTGACCCTCGAAGGTCAAAACCAAGGCAAGATCGAAGGTTCCTGCGAAATCACCGGCCACACCGGCAAGATCCTCATCCAGGCGGTCGATCACACGATCGAGATCCCCAAGAACCCGCAAAGCGGCCTGCCGTCCGGCAAGCGCCAGCACCTGGGCCTGACCCTGGTCAAGGAAATCGACAAGTCCTCGCCCAAGATCTACCAGGCGCTGTGCTCCGGCGAACAGATGAAGACCGTCACGCTGGAGTTCTACCGCATCAGCCCCAAGGGCACCGAGGAAAAGTACTACACGATCCAGCTGGAAAACGCCGTCATCGTAGGGACCCGCCTGTGGGTGCCCAACTGCCTGCAACCCGACAACCGTCAACTGGGCCACATGGAAGATGTCGCCATGACCTACGAGAAGATCGTCTGGACGTGGGTGCCGGATGGCATCGAAGCCGAGGATTCCTGGCTCGCGCCGAAGTCCTGA
- the tssH gene encoding type VI secretion system ATPase TssH, which translates to MMLVELKPLFARLNPACSAALEGAAGLTLARNHYEIAVEHMLRRLVEEPGGDVQRILAHFDVDPLRLGAQLDESLAQLKNGNPGRPVFSSLLTEWVQESWLTASITLGESRVRSGAMLLALVSRLSYYGAGTRYAETLRAVSREKLGAEFDAIVDGSNEASTQIADGAGAGGAAGKASAAGEAAIGRFCEDFTAKAAAGKVDPVFGRDSEIRQMIDILARRRKNNPICVGEPGVGKTAVVEGLALRIVNGDVPDFLRDTRLLGLDMGLLEAGASVKGEFENRLRGVIDEIKGAARPTILFIDEAHMLIGAGGQSGGSDAANLLKPALARGELRTIAATTWSEYKKYFEKDPALARRFQVVKLDEPDVPTAVQILRGLKDRYEAAHGVTVRDDAIVAAAELSDRYIIGRLLPDKAVDLLDTAAARVRIGLGIKPAELENLESRLAGLEREREALERDVRFEPGSHSERLDAIVSERAELEAQRDALHARWTAEKEAALAVLDLRKQLAQAGVAASANPAAAGGDAQAGTSSSGDAQDQAAGSDEGRGAGAASAPASADTQGAGSGNGAATAAPADTAELNARLDEARAHLKTLQGREPLVFIETDPDAVARVVSDWTGVPLGKMQRDAVSGVLTLAEHIKERIRGQDHAVDQIVATVKAAQSGLRDPQQPMGVFLLVGPSGVGKTETALAIADQLFGGDQALVSVNMSEFQEKHTVSRLVGSPPGYVGYGEGGVLTEAVRKRPYSVVLLDEVEKAHLDVVNLFYQVFDKGTLADGEGRVIDFSNTVVFLTSNLATEEITRLAQDGRPDPDTLAQAIHPVLAKHFKPALLARMTVVPYYTLPPSELAGIVNLKLGKLQQRLAAANRIQLTFAPTVADTIAARCTEVDSGARNIDFILRKSLTPVLSDAVLSAMAEGRTLSALHVDTAADGGWTITPTEAAN; encoded by the coding sequence ATGATGCTGGTGGAACTCAAACCGTTGTTCGCGCGCCTGAACCCGGCGTGTTCGGCCGCGCTGGAAGGCGCCGCCGGCCTGACGCTGGCACGCAACCATTACGAGATCGCGGTGGAGCACATGCTGCGCCGGCTGGTCGAAGAGCCCGGCGGCGACGTGCAGCGCATCCTGGCCCACTTCGATGTCGATCCGCTGCGCCTGGGCGCCCAGCTGGACGAAAGCCTGGCCCAGCTGAAGAACGGCAATCCCGGCCGCCCGGTGTTCTCCAGCCTGCTCACCGAGTGGGTGCAGGAATCCTGGCTGACCGCGTCCATCACGCTGGGCGAAAGCCGCGTGCGCAGCGGCGCGATGCTGCTGGCCCTGGTATCGCGCCTGAGCTACTACGGCGCGGGCACTCGCTACGCCGAGACCCTGCGCGCCGTCTCGCGCGAAAAGCTCGGAGCCGAATTCGATGCCATCGTGGACGGCTCGAACGAGGCCAGCACGCAGATCGCCGACGGCGCCGGCGCGGGCGGCGCGGCGGGCAAGGCCTCCGCCGCGGGCGAAGCCGCCATCGGGCGCTTTTGCGAGGACTTCACCGCCAAGGCGGCGGCCGGCAAGGTGGACCCCGTATTCGGCCGCGACAGCGAGATCCGCCAGATGATCGACATCCTGGCGCGCCGGCGCAAGAACAACCCGATCTGCGTCGGCGAACCGGGCGTGGGCAAGACGGCCGTGGTCGAAGGCCTGGCGCTGCGCATCGTCAATGGCGATGTGCCGGACTTCCTGCGCGACACGCGCCTGCTGGGACTGGACATGGGCCTGCTGGAAGCGGGCGCCAGCGTCAAGGGCGAATTCGAGAACCGCCTGCGCGGCGTCATCGACGAGATCAAGGGCGCGGCGCGGCCGACTATCCTGTTCATCGACGAAGCCCACATGCTGATCGGCGCCGGCGGGCAGAGCGGCGGTTCCGACGCCGCCAACCTGCTCAAGCCCGCGCTGGCGCGCGGCGAGCTGCGCACCATCGCCGCCACCACGTGGAGCGAATACAAGAAGTACTTCGAAAAAGACCCCGCCCTGGCGCGCCGCTTCCAGGTGGTGAAGCTGGACGAGCCCGATGTGCCCACGGCGGTGCAGATCCTGCGCGGGCTGAAGGACCGCTACGAGGCCGCGCATGGGGTCACCGTGCGCGATGACGCCATCGTCGCCGCGGCCGAGCTGTCCGACCGCTACATCATCGGCCGCCTGCTGCCGGACAAGGCCGTGGACCTGCTGGACACGGCGGCCGCGCGCGTGCGCATCGGCCTGGGCATCAAGCCGGCCGAGCTGGAAAACCTGGAAAGCCGCCTGGCCGGGCTGGAGCGGGAACGCGAGGCCCTGGAGCGCGACGTGCGCTTCGAGCCAGGCAGCCATAGCGAGCGGCTGGACGCCATCGTGTCCGAGCGCGCGGAGCTGGAAGCGCAGCGCGACGCGCTGCACGCCCGCTGGACCGCCGAAAAGGAAGCCGCGCTGGCCGTACTGGACCTGCGCAAGCAGTTGGCGCAGGCCGGCGTAGCCGCCAGCGCCAACCCCGCCGCAGCGGGCGGCGATGCGCAAGCCGGCACGTCTTCGTCCGGCGATGCGCAGGACCAGGCGGCCGGGTCCGATGAAGGCCGCGGCGCGGGCGCCGCATCCGCGCCCGCATCGGCCGACACGCAAGGCGCCGGCTCCGGCAACGGCGCCGCGACCGCCGCCCCTGCCGACACCGCCGAGCTGAACGCGCGCCTGGACGAAGCCCGCGCCCATCTGAAAACGCTGCAGGGCCGCGAGCCGCTGGTCTTCATCGAAACCGATCCCGACGCGGTCGCGCGGGTGGTGTCCGACTGGACCGGCGTGCCGCTGGGCAAGATGCAGCGCGACGCGGTCAGCGGCGTGCTGACGCTGGCCGAACACATCAAGGAACGCATCCGCGGGCAGGACCATGCCGTGGACCAGATCGTTGCCACGGTGAAGGCGGCCCAGTCCGGCCTGCGCGATCCGCAGCAGCCGATGGGCGTGTTCCTGCTGGTCGGCCCTTCGGGCGTGGGCAAGACGGAAACCGCGCTGGCCATCGCCGACCAGTTGTTCGGCGGCGACCAGGCCCTGGTGTCCGTCAATATGAGCGAGTTCCAGGAGAAGCACACCGTCAGCCGCCTGGTCGGCTCGCCCCCCGGCTACGTCGGCTACGGCGAAGGCGGCGTGCTGACCGAAGCGGTGCGCAAGCGCCCCTATTCGGTCGTCCTGCTGGACGAAGTGGAAAAGGCCCACCTGGACGTGGTCAACCTGTTCTACCAGGTCTTCGACAAGGGCACCCTGGCCGACGGCGAAGGCCGCGTGATCGATTTCAGCAATACGGTGGTGTTCCTGACCAGCAACCTGGCCACCGAAGAAATCACGCGGCTGGCGCAGGATGGCCGTCCCGATCCCGACACGCTGGCCCAGGCCATCCACCCGGTGCTGGCCAAGCACTTCAAGCCCGCCCTGCTGGCGCGCATGACGGTGGTCCCGTACTACACCCTGCCGCCCTCGGAGCTGGCCGGCATCGTCAACCTGAAGCTGGGCAAGCTGCAGCAGCGCCTGGCGGCCGCCAACCGCATCCAGCTGACCTTCGCGCCGACGGTGGCCGACACGATCGCAGCGCGCTGCACGGAAGTCGATAGCGGAGCGCGCAACATCGACTTCATCCTGCGCAAGAGCCTGACGCCGGTGCTGTCGGACGCGGTGCTGTCCGCCATGGCCGAAGGCCGCACGCTCAGCGCCCTGCATGTCGACACCGCCGCCGATGGCGGCTGGACGATCACGCCGACGGAGGCGGCCAACTGA
- the tssA gene encoding type VI secretion system protein TssA: MSTPSFDRDVGNRPIRADHPAGESPRDGDAFTALKAQIDLLTDIHASAAVDWNAVVNLSVQILGHEGKDLAAGTWLVAGLLETARLPGLADGIHVLRELVDTYWEDMSPPAARLRGRRNQMQWLLDHLSDRLQANRDGYPALPAATHAAMLEDWEALDSAWQGHDDEAPAFYGLRSTLRALPVEAPPTAAAESAQGDAAPPSGAAPSSAAPAGNTAQAAAGGAMVAAAPRPAVTVAPAAGADPEAAADAALAGLRPLIDWYLQTQPTLPLLFRLNRVCAWATLDRLPPVQGGTTLLMPPPLQIAGGFQQIAQTGEPQAVVQFAESHLIAHRYWLDLNRASHAALTRMGATEAAATVAFETGRLAARLPGMAELKFSDGQPFADNETRAWLESLAGSDSGPVGNAREGDDLAALSSAAEADAVAGKLDEALERLQQASRRAEGLRARFRLRLAQCALLHRFDGRADIRPLLTPLIEELDAHRLPLWEPELARQTLALAAAVELRYGADDAGPSNTLLARLASVDCRAAWQLSQSTAAA; encoded by the coding sequence GTGTCAACACCAAGCTTCGACCGTGATGTGGGGAATCGCCCCATCCGCGCCGACCACCCCGCCGGCGAGAGCCCGCGCGATGGCGACGCCTTCACGGCGTTGAAGGCGCAGATCGACCTGCTCACCGACATCCATGCCAGCGCCGCCGTCGACTGGAACGCGGTCGTCAACCTGTCGGTCCAGATCCTGGGCCACGAAGGCAAGGACCTCGCCGCCGGCACCTGGCTGGTGGCCGGCCTGCTCGAAACCGCGCGCCTGCCGGGACTGGCCGACGGCATTCATGTGCTGCGCGAGCTGGTCGACACCTATTGGGAAGATATGTCGCCGCCGGCCGCCCGGCTGCGGGGCCGGCGCAACCAGATGCAATGGCTGCTCGATCACCTGAGCGACCGCCTGCAAGCCAACCGCGACGGCTATCCCGCGCTGCCGGCCGCCACGCACGCGGCCATGCTGGAGGACTGGGAAGCCCTGGACAGCGCATGGCAGGGTCACGATGACGAGGCGCCCGCCTTCTATGGCCTGCGCTCGACGCTGCGCGCCCTGCCGGTGGAGGCTCCGCCGACTGCCGCGGCCGAGTCCGCCCAGGGAGATGCAGCCCCGCCTTCCGGCGCGGCGCCTTCCAGCGCGGCGCCCGCCGGCAATACCGCGCAGGCTGCCGCCGGTGGCGCCATGGTTGCCGCGGCTCCGCGCCCGGCCGTAACCGTGGCGCCGGCCGCGGGCGCCGATCCCGAAGCGGCGGCCGATGCCGCCCTGGCCGGCCTGCGCCCGTTGATCGACTGGTATCTGCAGACCCAGCCCACCTTGCCCCTGCTGTTCCGGCTGAACCGGGTGTGCGCCTGGGCCACGCTGGATCGCCTGCCCCCGGTGCAGGGCGGCACGACGCTGCTGATGCCCCCGCCCTTGCAGATTGCCGGCGGCTTCCAGCAGATCGCCCAGACCGGCGAGCCGCAGGCCGTGGTGCAGTTCGCCGAATCCCACCTCATCGCGCATCGCTACTGGCTGGACCTGAACCGCGCCAGCCACGCCGCGCTGACCCGCATGGGGGCCACCGAGGCCGCCGCCACCGTCGCGTTCGAAACCGGCCGCCTGGCCGCGCGCCTGCCGGGCATGGCCGAACTGAAATTCAGCGACGGCCAGCCTTTCGCCGACAACGAAACCCGCGCCTGGCTGGAAAGCCTGGCGGGCAGCGATTCCGGTCCGGTCGGCAACGCCAGGGAAGGCGACGACCTGGCGGCCCTGTCCTCCGCGGCGGAAGCCGACGCCGTGGCCGGCAAGCTGGACGAAGCGCTGGAGCGGCTGCAACAGGCATCGCGCCGCGCAGAGGGCCTGCGCGCGCGCTTCCGCCTGCGGCTGGCGCAGTGCGCGCTGCTGCACCGCTTCGACGGCCGCGCCGATATCCGGCCCTTGCTCACCCCCTTGATTGAAGAACTCGACGCCCACCGTCTGCCGCTATGGGAACCGGAACTCGCCCGGCAAACCCTGGCGCTGGCGGCGGCCGTCGAACTGCGATACGGCGCCGATGACGCCGGGCCCTCCAACACGCTGCTGGCCAGGCTGGCCAGCGTGGATTGCCGGGCCGCCTGGCAACTTTCGCAGTCAACCGCCGCTGCCTGA
- the tssC gene encoding type VI secretion system contractile sheath large subunit → MSQESPQQQGAAQGAAQEGGSLIDQLIESTRVKPGDEAYSITRQGLEAFVAELLEPSRSQQKVSQGLIDEMIAGLDRKLCRQVDAIMHNEQFQKLESSWRSLKFLIDRTDFRENNRIEILNVSKEALLEDFEDASDITRSGLYKAVYTAEYGQFGGEPFGTIVGNYSFNPGGQDIKLLQSIASVAAMAHTPFIAAAGPQFFGMDSFSDLPNLKDLSAVFEGPQYTKWNAFRQTEDARFVGLTLPNFLLRVPYGDDTVPSKKFRYNEDVTGGNKEFLWGNAAFAFASRLADSFAQYRWCANIIGPQGGGTVGDLPIYNYEAMGETQTKIPTEVLISERREFELAEQGFIALTMRKNTDNAAFFSANSVQKPKFFGNNKEGKDAELNYKLGTQLPYIFIVSRLAHYIKVIQRENIGTWKERTDLESELNNWIRQYVADMDNPAPGVRSRRPLRQAEITVSDVEGDPGWYRVGLKVRPHFKYMGASFTLSLVGKLEKS, encoded by the coding sequence ATGAGCCAGGAATCCCCGCAGCAACAGGGAGCCGCGCAGGGCGCGGCGCAGGAAGGCGGTTCGCTGATCGATCAACTGATCGAATCGACGCGGGTCAAGCCGGGCGATGAAGCCTATTCGATCACGCGGCAGGGCCTGGAAGCCTTCGTCGCCGAACTGCTGGAGCCGAGCCGCTCGCAACAGAAGGTCAGCCAGGGCCTGATCGACGAGATGATCGCCGGCCTGGACCGCAAGCTGTGCCGGCAGGTCGACGCGATCATGCACAACGAGCAGTTCCAGAAACTGGAATCGTCGTGGCGCTCGCTGAAGTTCCTGATCGACCGCACGGATTTCCGCGAAAACAACCGCATCGAGATCCTGAACGTCTCCAAGGAAGCGCTGCTGGAGGACTTCGAGGACGCCTCGGACATCACCCGCTCGGGCCTGTACAAGGCGGTCTACACCGCGGAATACGGCCAGTTCGGCGGCGAGCCGTTCGGCACCATCGTGGGCAATTATTCGTTCAACCCCGGCGGGCAGGACATCAAGCTGCTGCAATCGATCGCCAGCGTGGCCGCCATGGCGCACACGCCGTTCATCGCCGCCGCCGGCCCGCAGTTCTTCGGCATGGATTCGTTTTCCGACCTGCCGAACCTGAAGGACCTGTCCGCCGTCTTCGAAGGGCCGCAGTACACCAAGTGGAACGCTTTCCGCCAGACGGAAGACGCGCGCTTCGTGGGCCTGACGTTGCCGAACTTCCTGCTGCGCGTGCCCTACGGCGACGATACCGTGCCGAGCAAGAAGTTCCGCTACAACGAGGACGTGACGGGCGGGAACAAGGAATTCCTGTGGGGCAACGCCGCCTTCGCCTTCGCCAGCCGGCTGGCCGACAGCTTCGCGCAGTACCGCTGGTGCGCCAACATCATCGGCCCGCAGGGCGGCGGCACGGTGGGCGACCTGCCCATCTACAACTACGAGGCCATGGGCGAAACGCAGACGAAGATCCCCACCGAGGTGCTGATCTCCGAACGCCGCGAATTCGAACTGGCCGAGCAGGGTTTCATCGCCCTGACGATGCGCAAGAACACCGACAACGCCGCGTTCTTTTCGGCCAACTCGGTGCAGAAGCCCAAGTTCTTCGGCAACAACAAGGAAGGCAAGGACGCGGAGCTGAACTACAAGCTCGGCACCCAGCTGCCCTACATCTTCATCGTCAGCCGCCTGGCCCACTACATCAAGGTGATCCAGCGCGAAAACATCGGGACCTGGAAGGAACGCACCGACCTGGAATCCGAGCTGAACAACTGGATCCGCCAGTACGTGGCGGATATGGACAACCCGGCGCCGGGCGTGCGTAGCCGCCGTCCGCTGCGCCAGGCGGAAATTACCGTTTCGGATGTGGAAGGCGACCCGGGATGGTATCGCGTCGGCCTGAAAGTTCGCCCGCACTTCAAGTACATGGGCGCTTCTTTCACGCTTTCGTTGGTGGGCAAGCTCGAAAAGAGCTGA
- the tssG gene encoding type VI secretion system baseplate subunit TssG, protein MAREDRPFPPPVADPSTDPLLAEGHRYAFFQALRLLRLRNADEDVFHREVRVRPAVSLSFPDRDIETIERDAAGKYRITANFFGLYGVTSPLPTFYTEDLIDEQLQGNSTARDFLDILHAALYPLLFRAWEKNRLWLAVAERRDQTRLDQLFSLVGLGGNRGTRWQAARALLPHAGNFNQFPRSALGLQSLVSGLLDNLPVEVEPCVTETVFIPRPARCVLGEQACRLGEDALLGSLIDERAGGLLVHVGPIPAARLAEMLPGTARHAELVDAIALYLKTPLRCALALHVRPEQRPGARLGEGWHQLGLNTWLPESTPGDTGAPWPRYDEVFLPIETDSSRITEGALQ, encoded by the coding sequence ATGGCCCGCGAAGATCGGCCGTTTCCGCCTCCTGTAGCGGATCCGTCCACGGATCCGCTGCTGGCCGAAGGCCACCGCTACGCCTTCTTCCAGGCGCTGCGGCTGCTGCGCCTGCGCAACGCGGACGAGGACGTCTTCCACCGCGAGGTGCGCGTGCGCCCGGCCGTGTCGCTGTCCTTCCCCGACCGCGACATCGAAACCATCGAGCGCGACGCCGCGGGCAAGTACCGCATCACCGCGAACTTCTTCGGGCTGTACGGTGTCACGTCGCCGCTGCCGACCTTCTATACCGAAGACCTGATCGACGAACAGTTACAGGGCAACTCGACGGCACGGGACTTCCTGGACATCCTGCATGCGGCGCTCTATCCGCTGCTGTTTCGCGCCTGGGAAAAGAACCGCCTGTGGCTGGCCGTCGCCGAGCGCCGCGACCAGACGCGGCTGGACCAGCTGTTTTCCCTGGTCGGGCTGGGCGGCAACCGCGGCACGCGCTGGCAGGCCGCGCGGGCCCTGCTGCCGCACGCCGGCAACTTCAACCAGTTCCCGCGCTCGGCCCTGGGCCTGCAGTCGCTGGTGTCCGGCCTGCTGGACAACCTGCCGGTGGAGGTCGAACCCTGCGTCACCGAAACCGTCTTCATTCCCCGGCCGGCACGCTGCGTACTGGGCGAGCAGGCCTGCCGCCTGGGCGAGGACGCCCTGCTGGGCAGCCTCATCGATGAACGCGCGGGCGGCCTGCTGGTGCATGTCGGTCCCATTCCGGCGGCGCGGCTGGCGGAGATGCTGCCCGGCACGGCCCGGCACGCGGAGCTGGTCGACGCCATCGCGCTGTACCTGAAGACGCCCCTGCGCTGCGCGCTGGCCTTGCATGTGCGTCCCGAGCAGCGGCCCGGCGCCCGCCTGGGCGAAGGGTGGCACCAGCTCGGCCTGAACACCTGGCTGCCGGAATCCACGCCAGGCGATACCGGCGCGCCGTGGCCGCGCTACGACGAAGTATTCCTGCCGATCGAAACCGATTCATCACGGATAACCGAAGGGGCTTTGCAATGA
- the tssB gene encoding type VI secretion system contractile sheath small subunit, translating to MANEGSVAPKERVNIVYKPATGDAQEQVELPLKQLVLGDFTLQQSDTPLDERKPIQVDKDNFNDVLKAQNLNLTLSVPNRLAEGESDEAMAVSLKFENIRDFEPDAIVGQVPELRQLIELREALKALKGPLGNLPEFRKKLQMLIQDEGARERLLGELGVQAADDASDKKE from the coding sequence ATGGCCAATGAAGGATCAGTAGCCCCCAAGGAACGCGTCAATATCGTCTACAAGCCGGCCACGGGCGATGCCCAGGAGCAGGTCGAGCTGCCGCTCAAGCAGCTCGTGCTGGGCGACTTCACGCTCCAGCAGTCGGACACCCCCCTGGACGAGCGCAAGCCCATCCAGGTCGACAAGGACAACTTCAACGACGTATTGAAGGCCCAGAACCTGAACCTGACGCTGTCGGTTCCCAACCGCCTGGCCGAAGGCGAGTCCGACGAAGCCATGGCCGTGTCGCTGAAGTTCGAGAACATCCGCGATTTCGAACCGGACGCCATCGTCGGCCAGGTGCCGGAACTGCGCCAGTTGATCGAATTGCGCGAGGCGCTCAAGGCCTTGAAGGGTCCCCTGGGCAACCTGCCCGAATTCCGCAAGAAATTGCAGATGCTGATCCAGGACGAAGGCGCCCGCGAACGGCTGCTGGGCGAACTGGGCGTACAGGCGGCCGACGATGCGTCGGACAAAAAGGAGTAA